AGACCCGCTGCAATCTTCAGATGGTGGGCTTGGAGAAGCTCGAGGATGCTGCGGAGATCGAGAAACTGCGGCGCATGATCGAGCTGCACGCCAAGCATACCAAGAGCCAGAAAGCCTTCCGCATTCTGGCCACCTGGGAGGCCAGCTTGCCCAAATTTGTGAAGGTGATGCCCAAGGACTACAAGCGCGTGCTCACGTCGCTGAAGCGGGTCACGGAGGCGGGGCTCTCCGGCGAGCGGGCCATCATGGCCGCGTTCGAGGAGAATTCAAAGGACCAGGCTCGCCTGGGCGGAGGCTAAGCCGCTGGCCGGATTGACGACAACCATTTCAACGACTGACAACTGACTCATGGGCAAACCGACAGGATTCATCGAATACCTCCGCGAACTTCCGGTAGACCGGCCGGCAATGGAGCGGATCGCGGACTGGAACGAATTTCACCTCCACATGAAGGAGGACAAACTCCGAACCCAGGCAGCGCGCTGCATGGACTGTGGAGTGCCCTTCTGCCATACCGGCACGCTGATTAGCGGCATGGCATCCGGGTGTCCGATCAACAACCTCATTCCCGAGTGGAATGACTTGGTGTATCGGGGACTGTGGAAAGAGGCTCTGGAACGTCTCCACAAGACCAACAACTTCCCCGAGTTCACCGGGAGGGTTTGCCCCGCGCCCTGCGAGGGGTCGTGTGTCCTGGGTATCAGCTCACCGCCGGTCACCATCAAGAACATCGAGTGCACCATTATTGACAAAGGGTGGGAGGAAGGATGGGTGATTCCTCAGGCGCCTGAGCGGCGCACCGGCAAGAAGGTTGCGGTGGTGGGATCCGGTCCGGCGGGGTTGAGCGCTGCGGCTCAGCTCAACAAGGCAGGCCACGAAGTGACGGTGTTTGAGCGCGCGGATCGTCCCGGCGGCCTCCTCATGTACGGCATCCCGAACATGAAACTCGATAAGAAAGAGGTCGTGATGCGCCGGCTCAAGCTGATGGAAGCCGAAGGCATCCGGTTTGTCTGCAACACGGAGATCGGAAAGAATTATCCGTCTGAGAAGCTCATGAGCGACTTTGACGCGGTGGTCCTGTGCACCGGGGCGACCAAGCCGCGCGATCTGCCCATCGAGGGGCGGAATCTCAAGGGCATTCATTTCGCGATGGATTTCCTGACCGCCAACACCAAGTCGGTCGTGGGCGGGAAGCCGGGCAGCGACTTCATCTCCGCTCAGGGCAAGGATGTCATTGTCATCGGTGGTGGCGACACCGGCACCGATTGCGTCGGGACCTCCATGCGGCATGGCTGCAAGAGTCTGATTCAGGTCGAGATCTTGCCGAAGCCTCCGATGGATCGTGCCAAGGACAACCCCTGGCCGGAATGGCCCAAGGTCTACAAGCTTGACTACGGCCAGGAAGAAGCCCAGGCAAAGTACGGCGACGATCCCCGTGTCTATTTGACGACCGCCAAGAAATTCATCAGCGACGAGCAGGGTCAGGTGAAGGGTGTTCATTTGGTCCAGATTCGCTGGGACAAGAACGACAAGGGCCAGTTTGTGCCCGTGGAACTGCCGGAGACTGAGAAAGTGGTTCCTGCTCAGCTGGTGCTTCTAGCGATGGGCTTCCTGGGACCGGATCAGCCGCTCTTGGAGTCGCTTAAAGTGGAGCGCGACCCACGCAGCAATGTGAAGGCCGACCATGGGAAGTTCCAGACCAGCATTTCCAAGGTGTTTGCCGCCGGCGATTGTCGTCGTGGGCAGAGCTTGGTGGTGTGGGCTTTCAATGAAGGCCGCGGTGCTGCGCGCGAGTGTGATCGTTGGCTGATGGGCGAAACGAATCTGCCCTGATCCTAGGCTGAGTTATTCACATTCCAAGGCCTCCCCCTGTCGTTGTCCGACCCCCGGGCGCAGTCTGCGCCCATGAATAACGACACGAAGACTCAGATTCTGACGGCCGAGGAACTCATTGCTTCCTTTGGAGAGGCGAGGCTGGTTCGGCGAGATGGTCGGATCTGCCTCCAGGGCGGGTCCATGGCGGATCGCAGCGAGGCGATGGAATGGGCGATGCTCTTTCTTCCCGACGAATCGATCCGGCTCAGGGACTAAGCCTCGACCGGCAAACCCCTGGGCACCATCCCGCTTATCCTAAAAAAGAGAATGGCCCGGCATCGATCTGCTGCAAGGTCTAGGCGGGCATCGGAGTGTTATATCAGTGACCTCCGGTGTTCCGAGGCGTCCCTCTCCATGAACTCTTTCCTCTCCGCGCCCTCCGCGCCTCCGCGAGAGATTCCGGCAGTCCTTCGGAGTCAGGGGAGGGATCTTTCTCGCGGAGGCGCGGAGAACGCGGAGGAGCAACCAGTCGGAGGGAATTCAGCAGAACAGTAGCTTCAGTCGGTTCGGCCACTCGCCCCGCACCAAGAGCCGTCTGTCTTTGCTAGCGGGGCGGGAAGGGAACCTCATGCAGCGGTGGCTTGCCCGTCGCCGGCCGCACGAACTTTTCGCCGAACTTGGTAAACCCGGGAAGGAAGCCGCCGTGGCTGAGGAAAAACTGACCCTCTTCCACTCCCATGAAGCGATCCAGTCGATCGCTCTTGCCGGTGGGATCATGGCTGAAGCTGGCGGTGGTGATCTCGCGCCATTCGCCCGCGTCGGTGCGAATCCACTGATTGCCGTAGCGGGCACGACGAGTGAGGTGTCCGGTGGATCCACCAAAATTCTCGCTAAATGAATAGAGACCGCGCAGCCATTTACCGTCCTTGGGAGCGCGCCACGAGGAGATGAGCATCCATTGCCTCCGATTGGGATGAAAATAGTAGCCGGAGTAGACCGTAAACGTGCCATTCGTGGGCTGGGCGGTTACCAAAAAGCGCTGCGTTTCCCCAGTCTCCCAGCCGTACTTGAGATGGCTGTGTCCGCCGGTGCCTTCGTTGCCGAAGTCTCCGGCGTGGACGCCCTCTCCCTTGCCCAGGAGTTTTACCCGGTTTTCATC
This window of the Verrucomicrobiales bacterium genome carries:
- a CDS encoding glutamate synthase subunit beta, which produces MGKPTGFIEYLRELPVDRPAMERIADWNEFHLHMKEDKLRTQAARCMDCGVPFCHTGTLISGMASGCPINNLIPEWNDLVYRGLWKEALERLHKTNNFPEFTGRVCPAPCEGSCVLGISSPPVTIKNIECTIIDKGWEEGWVIPQAPERRTGKKVAVVGSGPAGLSAAAQLNKAGHEVTVFERADRPGGLLMYGIPNMKLDKKEVVMRRLKLMEAEGIRFVCNTEIGKNYPSEKLMSDFDAVVLCTGATKPRDLPIEGRNLKGIHFAMDFLTANTKSVVGGKPGSDFISAQGKDVIVIGGGDTGTDCVGTSMRHGCKSLIQVEILPKPPMDRAKDNPWPEWPKVYKLDYGQEEAQAKYGDDPRVYLTTAKKFISDEQGQVKGVHLVQIRWDKNDKGQFVPVELPETEKVVPAQLVLLAMGFLGPDQPLLESLKVERDPRSNVKADHGKFQTSISKVFAAGDCRRGQSLVVWAFNEGRGAARECDRWLMGETNLP